The following proteins come from a genomic window of Sardina pilchardus chromosome 1, fSarPil1.1, whole genome shotgun sequence:
- the LOC134093031 gene encoding uracil phosphoribosyltransferase homolog, producing METYFNDNTMPCHNQQMNNNGNDSQEHAAKQVRFNSSGFQTQSETFTDGDNGQHNDTVTLSNEARCLIRPQLKLLPLNDQIRELQTIIRDKSTSRGDFVFCAERLIRLVVEEGLNQLPYSECTVTTPTGHKYDGVKFERGNCGVSIMRSGEAMEQGLRDCCRSICIGKILIQSDEETQKAKVYYSKFPPDISRRKVLLMYPILSTGNTVIEAVRVLREHRLQAKHIILLSLFSTPHGAKSIIQEFPDITILTTEVHPVAPTHFGQRYFGTD from the coding sequence ATGGAAACATATTTCAACGACAATACAATGCCTTGCCATAACCAGCAGATGAACAATAACGGAAATGACAGTCAAGAGCATGCGGCTAAACAAGTACGGTTCAACAGTAGCGGCTTCCAGACACAATCGGAAACGTTCACCGACGGAGATAACGGACAACATAACGACACCGTTACATTAAGTAACGAGGCGCGGTGTCTGATAAGACCCCAGTTGAAACTCCTTCCACTGAATGACCAAATACGAGAACTACAGACCATCATAAGAGATAAGTCGACCAGTAGAGGTGATTTCGTGTTCTGTGCAGAGAGACTGATCAGGTTAGTGGTTGAAGAAGGACTCAATCAGCTTCCATACAGTGAGTGCACAGTCACCACTCCAACAGGGCACAAATATGATGGCGTCAAGTTTGAGAGGGGGAACTGTGGAGTCAGCATCATGAGAAGTGGGGAGGCCATGGAACAGGGTCTGAGGGATTGCTGCCGGTCCATCTGCATTGGGAAAATCCTCATCCAGAGCGACGAGGAGACACAGAAAGCCAAAGTTTACTACTCCAAATTCCCCCCTGACATCAGTCGCCGCAAGGTTTTGCTCATGTACCCTATCCTCAGCACAGGAAACACTGTTATCGAAGCGGTCCGAGTTCTGCGAGAGCACAGACTGCAAGCCAAACACATCATCCTCCTCAGCCTTTTCTCTACACCACACGGCGCAAAATCAATCATTCAGGAGTTTCCTGACATCACCATACTGACAACGGAAGTTCACCCAGTGGCTCCAACACATTTTGGCCAGAGATACTTTGGCACCGACTGA